In the Periophthalmus magnuspinnatus isolate fPerMag1 chromosome 4, fPerMag1.2.pri, whole genome shotgun sequence genome, one interval contains:
- the LOC117394070 gene encoding mitochondrial coenzyme A transporter SLC25A42-like: MAHSVHEHSRRALPVAQATVLALPPSIPAKDLRPRWTALESLLCGAFAGAVAKTAIAPLDRTKIIFQVSSKRFSAKEALRLLYCTYMKDGFLSLWRGNSATMVRVMPYAAIQFCSHEQYKRLLGGYCGLQGKALPPFPRFLAGSLAGTTAAMLTYPLDLVRARMAVTAKEMYSNILHVFVRISQEEGVRTLYRGFSPTILGVIPYAGITFFTYETLKKLHTEKTRRSQPYPHERLAFGACAGLIGQSASYPLDIVRRRMQTAGVTGSSYSTILGTMREIVKNEGVVRGLYKGLSMNWVKGPIAVGISFTTFDIMHNLLFKLHQMGFFTP; encoded by the exons ATGGCTCATAGTGTGCACGAACATTCGAGAAGAGCTCTGCCAGTGGCCCAGGCCACGGTCCTGGCGCTTCCTCCCTCTATACCAGCTAAA GACCTGAGGCCCAGATGGACTGCCCTGGAGTCCTTACTGTGTGGTGCATTTGCTGGAGCTGTGGCCAAAACTGCTATTGCACCGCTGGATAGGACTAAAATCATTTTTCAAG tgTCTTCAAAGCGATTCTCAGCTAAG GAGGCGCTGCGACTCCTCTATTGCACTTACATGAAGGATGGATTCCTCAGTCTTTGGAGAGGAAACTCTGCTACAATGGTGCGGGTCATGCCCTACGCTGCCATCCAGTTCTGCTCACATGAACAGTATAAAAGACTTTTGGGTGGCTACTGTGGCTTACAGGGAAA agCACTTCCACCTTTTCCTCGCTTCTTGGCTGGCTCTCTTGCTGGAACCACTGCTGCTATGCTCACCTACCCTCTGGATCTGGTGCGTGCTAGGATGGCAGTCACAGCTAAAGAAAT gTACAGCAacattcttcatgtttttgttcgAATATCTCAAGAGGAAGGTGTCAGAACTCTTTATAGAGGCTTCTCTCCCACAATCCTTGGTGTGATCCCATATGCTGGAATTACATTTTTCACTTATGAGACCCTCAAAAAGCTACACACGG AAAAGACCAGACGGTCACAACCATATCCACACGAGCGGTTGGCCTTTGGTGCATGTGCAGGCCTGATTGGTCAGTCGGCCTCCTATCCACTGGACATAGTGCGACGGCGTATGCAGACAGCAGGGGTCACTGGATCGTCCTACTCCACCATACTGGGGACCATGAGAGAAATAGTGAAAAATGAAGGAGTGGTGCGTGGACTCTATAAAGGCCTAAGCATGAATTGGGTGAAAGGACCTATTGCAGTAGGGATTAGTTTCACAACCTTTGACATAATGCACAACCTCCTGTTCAAGCTGCATCAAATGGGCTTCTTCACACCCTGA
- the mau2 gene encoding MAU2 chromatid cohesion factor homolog, which yields MASNVEAPERWYLALLGFAEHFRTSSPPKIRLCVHCLQAVFQFKPPQRIEARTHLQLGSVLYHHTKNSELARSHLEKAWYISQQLPQFEDVKFEAASILSELFCQQNLVDSAKPLLRKAIQISQQTPYWHCRLLFQLAQLHTLEKDLVSACDLLGVGAEYARVVGSEYTRALFLLSKGMLLLMERKLAEVHPLLTLCGNIVENWQGNPIQKESLRVFFLVLQVTHYLDAGQVKSVKPCLKQLQQCIQTISTLHDDEILPSNPADLFHWLPKEHMCVLVYLVTVMHSMQAGYLEKAQKYTDKALMQLEKLKMLDCSPILSTFQVILLEHIIMCRLVTGHKATALQEISQVCQLCQQSPRLFTNHAAQLHTLLGLYCISVNCMDNAEAQFTTALRLTTHQELWTYIVTNLASVYIREGNRHQELYSLLERINPDHNFPVSSHCLRAAAFYIRGLLSFFQGRYNEAKRFLRETLKMSNAEDLNRLTACSLVLLGHIFYVLGNHRESNNMVVPAMQLASKIPDMSVQLWSSALLKDLNKALGNTMDAHEAAQMHQNFSQQLLQDHIAACSLPEHNLISWTDGPPPVQIQAQNGPTTSLASLL from the exons ATGGCGTCAAACGTAGAGGCCCCGGAGCGCTGGTACCTCGCCCTTCTCGGTTTTGCTGAACATTTCCGAACGTCTAGTCCGCCCAAAATTCGGCTTTGTGTACACTGTTTACAGGCAGTGTTTCAGTTTAAGCCTCCACAGAGGATTGAGGCCCGGACTCACCTCCAGCTCGGCTCGGTTCTCTACCACCACACGAAGAACAGCGAGCTCGCCCGCAGCCACCTGGAGAAAGCG TGGTACATATCCCAGCAACTCCCTCAATTTGAAGATGTTAAATTTGAAGCTGCCAGCATTTTGTCTGAACTCTTCTGCCAGCAG aatTTGGTTGATTCTGCAAAACCTCTTCTTCGAAAGGCCATTCAAATTTCTCAGCAGACACCATACTGGCACTGCAGGTTGTTGTTCCAGTTGGCT CAACTTCATACACTGGAGAAAGACTTGGTTTCAGCTTGTGACCTGCTGGGGGTTGGGGCAGAGTATGCCCGCGTGGTGGGGTCAGAATATACCAG GGCATTGTTTCTGCTTAGTAAAGGAATG TTGCTGCTAATGGAGAGGAAGCTTGCAGAAGTGCACCCTCTCCTGACACTTTGTGGGAATATTGTTGAAAATTGGCAGGGTAATCCTATTCAGAAGGAGTCTTTGAGAGTCTTCTTCCTGGTCCTGCAAGTTACACACTACCTAGACGCTGGACAG GTCAAGAGTGTGAAGCCATGTTTAAAGCAGCTCCAGCAGTGTATTCAGACCATCTCCACGCTCCATGATGATGAGATTCTGCCCAGTAACCCAGCTGACCTCTTTCACTGGCTGCCCAAGGAGCACATGTGTGTCCTTGTGTACTTG GTGACAGTTATGCACTCCATGCAAGCAGGCTATCTGGAAAAAGCCCAGAAATATACAGACAAAGCTCTCATGcaactggagaaactaaaaa TGTTGGACTGCAGCCCTATCCTCTCCACTTTCCAAGTTATTCTTCTGGAGCACATTATCATGTGTCGACTCGTCACAGGCCACAAAGCCACTGCATTACAGGAG ATTTCACAGGTGTGCCAGCTCTGCCAACAGTCCCCAAGATTATTTACAAATCATGCTGCTCAGCTTCATACACTTTTA gGCCTGTATTGTATCTCGGTGAACTGCATGGATAACGCTGAGGCACAGTTTACCACAGCATTGCGG CTCACCACACATCAGGAACTTTGGACGTACATTGTAACAAACTTGGCAAGTGTCTACATAAGGGAAGGAAACAGACATCAGGAG TTGTACAGTCTGCTGGAGAGAATAAACCCGGACCACAACTTTCCTGTCAG CTCTCACTGCCTCCGTGCAGCAGCCTTCTACATCAGGGGATTGCTGTCTTTCTTTCAGGGACGCTACAATGAGGCCAA GCGTTTCCTCAGAGAGACTTTGAAAATGTCCAATGCTGAGGATCTTAATAGACTAACTGCCTGCTCCCTGGTTTTGCTGGGTCACATCTTCTATGTGCTTGGCAACCACAGA GAAAGTAACAACATGGTGGTTCCTGCAATGCAACTGGCCAGCAAGATTCCTGACATGTCGGTTCAACTGTGGTCATCAGCACTTTTGAAAG ACTTGAATAAAGCTCTTGGGAACACGATGGATGCCCATGAAGCAGCGCAGATGCACCAGAACTTCTCTCAGCAACTCCTGCAGGATCACATCGCGGCCTGTAGCCTTCCTGAGCATAACCTTATCAGT tggacCGATGGCCCTCCTCCTGTCCAAATCCAAGCCCAGAATGGCCCCACTACCAGCCTGGCAAGCCTACTATGA
- the gatad2ab gene encoding GATA zinc finger domain containing 2Ab, with the protein MSEEAVRQTRSQKRALERDHAALTGSTGDMDNKRVKLEQGDSAESPPELEAAAGDGLKLKSEQTDSILKAGEVKATIKVEVQTGDEPVDMSTSKSDIKKEKRPPSPDDVIVLSDNEPSSPLMNGHCFTKTDTDKLMKSSPEERERIIKQLKEELRLQEAKLVLLKKLRQSQIQKESTVQKTGSVATPPPLVRGSITSNKGSLQVTGRSSGTVIPPPLVRGGQHVPSKTNSQIVMPPLVRGAQPITVTAQQMASLRQQHSGSGPPRLLPAPRASVPNVQVQGQRIIEQGLMRVANVANSNVMASTGLKGSSVSSNSSLNDSPASRQAAAKLALRKQLEKTLLEIPPPKPPAPEFNFLPSAANNEFIYLLGLEEVVQKLLEMHGRGNLGSALALANCVPKEPYVCAQCKTDFTSRWRKEKSGTVLCDQCMSSNQKKALKAEHTTRLKAAFVKALQQEQEIEQRILQQAASSSSSVSSISKTSSSSSLSKSDVLVSQYKQVQAAMRSVSAHHSIKQSQKQHGFSSAVSSRGVAHYTTSQLQSAVAAAALGSRAGKHAAAGRPLQQGAKVSASSSNQGNVTGWRKSTGSTGVTMAYVNPSLSAHKASSAVERQREYLLDMIPSRSISQAANTWK; encoded by the exons ATGTCAGAGGAGGCTGTGCGTCAGACCCGCAGCCAGAAGCGGGCTCTGGAGAGGGACCATGCGGCTCTCACTGGGTCCACGGGGGACATGGACAATAAACGGGTCAAACTGGAGCAGGGTGACTCGGCAGAGAGCCCACCAGAGCTGGAGGCTGCCGCGGGTGACGGACTCAAACTGAAGAGTGAGCAGACGGACAGCATTTTGAAAGCCGGGGAGGTGAAGGCAACCATCAAAGTGGAGGTGCAGACCGGAGACGAGCCTGTCGACATGAGCACGTCCAAGAG tGATATTAAAAAGGAGAAAAGGCCTCCATCTCCAGACGATGTCATTGTGTTATCAGACAATGAGCCCTCCAGTCCCCTCATGAATGGCCACTGTTTCACAAAGACTGACACAGATAAACTAATG AAGAGCTCTCCAGAGGAAAGGGAGCGAATCATCAAGCAGTTGAAGGAGGAACTTAGACTCCAAGAGGCAAAGCTGGTGCTGCTGAAGAAACTCCGGCAGAGTCAGATACAGAAGGAGAGCACTGTACAGAAG ACGGGCTCAGTGGCCACTCCTCCACCTCTTGTGCGTGGTAGCATTACATCAAATAAAGGATCTCTGCAG GTGACGGGTCGTAGCTCGGGCACAGTGATCCCTCCTCCTTTGGTGCGTGGTGGGCAGCACGTCCCGTCCAAAACCAACTCTCAAATAGTCATGCCGCCTCTGGTTAGAGGAGCCCAG CCCATCACTGTGACTGCTCAGCAGATGGCCAGTCTTCGACAGCAGCACAGTGGCTCAGGGCCGCCTCGCCTGCTCCCCGCTCCCAGGGCCTCAGTGCCCAATGTCCAGGTGCAAGGCCAGAGGATCATTGAGCAGGGACTCATGCGTGTGGCAAATGTCGCCAACAGCAATGTCATG GCCTCAACAGGCTTAAAGGGCTCTTCGGTGTCCTCCAACTCTAGTCTGAATGACTCCCCAGCAAGTCGACAGGCAGCCGCAAAACTTGCGCTTCGCAAACAGTTGGAAAAGACGCTGTTGGAGATTCCGCCACCTAAACCACCTGCTCCTGAGTTTAATTTCTTACCGTCAGCAGCCAATAATGAATTCATCTATCTGTTAGGACTAGAAGAAGTCGTTCAGAAATTACTAGAGATGCATGGTCGAG GGAATTTAGGCTCTGCTCTTGCACTGGCCAATTGCGTCCCCAAAGAGCCGTACGTCTGTGCCCAGTGCAAGACTGACTTCACTTCCCGctggaggaaggagaagagcgGCACCGTCCTGTGTGACCAGTGCATGTCGTCCAATCAGAAGAAGGCTCTGAAGGCGGAGCACACGACTCGACTCAAGGCTGCGTTTGTCAAAGCTctgcagcaggagcaggagatCGAACAGCGCATCTTACAGCAGGCTgcctcttcctcatcctctgTTTCATCCATCTCCAAAACCAGCTCGTCTTCATCACTGTCGAAGAGTGATGTGTTGGTTTCACAGTACAAGCAGGTCCAGGCAGCAATGCGCTCAGTGTCGGCCCACCACTCCATTAAACAG aGTCAGAAGCAGCACGGCTTCTCATCTGCGGTGAGCTCTCGCGGCGTGGCCCATTACACCACCTCTCAACTCCAGAGTGCGGTGGCGGCCGCGGCGCTGGGCAGCAGGGCAGGTAAGCATGCGGCTGCAGGACGCCCGCTGCAGCAGGGGGCAAAGGTCAGCGCCAGCAGCAGTAACCAGGGAAACGTGACTGGCTGGAGGAAGAGTACTGGCTCCACAG GAGTGACCATGGCCTATGTGAATCCAAGTTTATCGGCCCACAAAGCCTCTTCTGCTGTGGAGCGTCAGCGCGAGTACCTCCTGGACATGATCCCCTCCCGGTCCATCTCACAAGCAGCCAACACATGGAAATAA